DNA from Ananas comosus cultivar F153 linkage group 12, ASM154086v1, whole genome shotgun sequence:
tgaaacgtttggtgctatcaaatttttcgtcgttagatttaatcctttgactatttttatctgttagattatactattaaactaatATAAGACTCATTCAACCCTAATGAGCCCATATTATGTTAACCGTATATTTTcttatcaaaaaatcaaaaatctaatagcattaataacttaatattattgatagtattctggccggactatatacatatacaagCCCTCGAATCAAATTAAGAATTGAGAATTTCCGACCTCGGGATGCCTAACGGTCACATGCGTTCAAAGAGCAAAAGAGCAAAACCCCAACCGTGATCACATTTAAACCACACTCGACACCACTCCACCCCCTCACACTTCATATCCCGCGCCCTCCCCAccctcaacacaacacaacacaacacagCACAACACATACATGCACACACTCTCACTCACTTAAAACTCCCATGCACACAcattcccctcccctccccctacTACTTactccttcctcctcttcctcctccaaaaatcgataatatataaataccaaTTAATCAGCAATGGATAAtggcaacagcagcagcaacaacaacaacaatagtaatagtagcagcagcagcaattcGATGTTGCGGAAGCTGTCGACGGGGGTGGTCGGGGCGCTGCACCGGCCGTGGAAGAAGGGGCCGGCGCGGGGGAAGGGCGGGCCGCAGAACGCGGCGTGCGAGTACCGCGGGGTGCGGCAGCGGACATGGGGGAAGTGGGTGGCGGAGATCCGGGAGCCGCGCAAGCGCACGCGCATCTGGCTCGGGTCCTTCGCCACCGCCGAGGAGGCCGCGCTCGCCTACGACGAGGCCGCGCGCCGCCTCTACGGCCCCGACGCCTTCCTCAACCTCCCCCACCTCCGTGCCGCCCACCCTGCCGACTTCGCCCCCCGCCCCGCCCAGCGCTTCCGCTTCTTCCCCAACTCCCGGAGCTGCGCCGCCCTCGTCCCGCCCTGCGGCCTCCTCAACCTCAACGCGCAGCACAACGTCAACACCATCTACCAGAAGCTCCAGGAGCTCAAGAACAACCCCAACAGCTCTCCCATccatccccctcctcctcttcctcctcctatTACCGCCGCTACCGCAGTTACCGCCGCcaccgctgctgctgctgctgctactacaaCGAGCCTCTCTGCTTCTTCTAACTTCACACCGCCGTCGAACAACGACGGCGACGACGCGCAAATTGCGAGTGGCGGCGAGGGAGAGAGGCCGCAGATCGATCTCCGGGAGTTTCTGCAGCAGCTGGGCGTGATCGGGGCGGAGGGCGAGGAGAGAGCTGGACTGAGCAGCGGCACGGCGCAGCCGTCGGGGACGGCAGTagagagcggcggcggcagcggcggcatgGATTCGGAGATGGCGTTGGGCGGTGCGGATGTTGCTGATGAAGAGAGCGGCGGGTTTAATTGGGACGCTCTGGAGGAGATGCGAGCTTTGGAGGATTTGTATCATGATCACCCGGCCGTTCTTATGCGTGAGGAGAGCGGCCACGAGATGTTGCAGGTTGATGACATGCATGAGGAGCTCAGCTTGCTGCCCATCTCCATTTGGGATCTttgataataatataaaaaaattgaggaattttatttgtactgtctcataagagtatagatcttacaCTCTATTTCATGATTCAGAAatactcaaatattttttagtaaaaataaaaaaaagctaataTGATAAGCAGAGAATTAATAGTTTTTTGGATGGAGTAGATGTAAGATATACATTTTAGTTTGGGGGTGTACCGATAGTATTGCCTATATAATTTTTGTGGGAATTTTTAGACTtgcaatcaaatttcatgatacaATTTAATTGCTTGCTGAATTTTAACATCTTATCATTTCTTTCTCGTCAATCATAATATTAGTACAATCACTGTGGTATCAATAAATATATACCATTTGATGGAATAATATACACGGTGGAACTTAATTGCaataatcaattatttttttttttttttttttttttttttttaccgaccgtccgtagcgcaagtggcaaaacgacttggtggttggtatctgagacccaagttcgaatccttgaTAATTCATGTTTTCTagccaagtttatttctaaataaaataaacgaatctggtagcatgctatctttctctctaaaaaaaaaaaacaatctataaatttttaagtaaaaatcAAAGTTTGGAACCAAAGTATCTGGCGCCTAACATGCTCTATCGAAATGGATAAacagccaattttttttttaaatggaaTCAATTAATAAGGTTAATTTTCTGATACTCTTCCATCTACCCCTAATTTCATAGATAAcccttaaaaattttcaaaataaatgaagGCCCTTTAATTTTATGAAACTATCTAAATTATCTTTACTATTTAACTCTATTTAAAATTTGGCAGTTTGCCCATTTCGCGATGGAGCATGTTGGAGTCGAAAGGGTTTAAGGTTTTAGAATTGAAAGGGTTTAGGATTTTCCAGTTTTAGGGTTTAATGTTTTTAGAGTTTCAAGATTTTAGGGGTTTTAGGATATTTAGGGTTCTAGGGTTTAGgatatttacaattttattttttttttaactgtttaggttttagggtttagtagcacgggcatgaaaatttaattagtgAGTGCGCATAAAATAATTTCTTATTCTTTCATGGTAGCCAAAATATTAATGATTATTAACTAAAAGAGGCAAAATAATCATGTTATGTTTTAAgtcaagtaaaattttttattaatatgtattaactaaaaattttttgactttcttatttaccactcataaaaaactaatattaaaaacaccTTTTTAGTCTTTCATAGATATTACTAgagagttaaattttgttattgaTTAAAAGAGGCAAAATAATCGTGTTATGTTTTAActcaagtaaaattttttattaatatgtattaactaaaaatttttgactttcttatttaccaCTCATagaaaactaatattaaaaacaccTTTTTAGTCTTTCATAGATACCCGTAAAAAGTTAAATTACGTTATTGAACGGTTAATAACAACCGTTATTTCTGTGAAATCAtaattttgtcctttcaaatatactcttctacggtggcgaatttttttttatttgcctttaCGTTAAGGGCAAAAAGTGTATTACCCTTAAGTTAGAAATAAAATaggtattttttattattttttaactatagtTGAAATTTAACTAAAGTTTAACCTGAGATGATTTAATGGACACTAAtagaagggtttttttttttttttttttttttttttttttttgcttgtttaattGTGCTActttctgtttttttatttttaattaagtagcacactatccgcttcgtttatttcatttagaaataaacttagctagaaatgtgaatcaactagaattcgaattgggtaccaaccacaaagccctttgccacttgctctagggacagtcggtgggGTATTTTTGAATAGCAGAAAAATATATGAgagaaatatttgaaaaaaaaataaaaaaaaaatattttagagatTTTGAAGAGTATATAGGATTTATTCAGACTAGGGTTCTCTCCTTGGGAACAGGATTTATTCGGACTAGGGTTCTCGGATTTGGAGAGGAAGTCGACAAAGGCTTAGTTTGGTGTTGAGTTCtatctaatgctattagataaaatgaagttgagataaaagtatataggaatatacttCTGCGGTACTTCCGATTTGCATTAGCATAAATCCGGATCCGCACCAATACACTCCAGTTTGGCCCAAGCCCAATCGTGAGCTCAGCAGCAAGCAACAAGCACGAGGAACCCACACTCCAGTCGAGAGGTCCATTtaccatattaatatttttttacagttTAATCTTATACATCTTTCAATTTACAGCACagtatagtatataatatagataagTACGTATAAGGCTGACAATCTTTATACGTATCAGTGGATTGCCCATAAATTTAcagatataaatattagtttatctCGCCCAAAAAATATGAGTAAAATAAATAGGTACCCATTAAGTTGTAAATATTTTGGGCAGTCCGCATATACCGACAGATACccgcatattttttttaattaaaaagtgtataatttttatcatattgaCTCTataattattgaaatttttattaattttatatcatttaaatttggaatgataaaattcttttatactatataatttatatattttaaaattttacattatttataatatgttatgatatttcaaacaataaaaattatttatatgtattttgtatttaaaaagtatagaaataaaaaaaaaatcttgcagATAGCGGCGCatatagggatgtcaatgggtatggatacccgagattttatccgaatccgaacccgaatgaaacgaatatatccgatggatatggatatggattcggatatggatataaaaaatagaaacccgacggatataatttcggatatggattttgattatatccgacccgaacccgaacccgacccgaacccgaatttattttgtattatatatatatatatatatataaatttaatgttatatttgaatttatattttaaaaatttagaattaatataatatattttgaaatattgaaaaaaaaataattgtttcgggttcgggttcgggtttcggatttttggtcgggttcggatttggatatagatttttaaaatttgtcgaGTTTGGGTTCAGATTCGGGTTCGGCTTGGAGTGGGTCGGCGTTcggtatttttaaaaatctgtccCGAATCCGAGCCGTTGACGTCTCTAGGCGCATACCCATCTTCTGTCGATCGGTGGACGGATATATGAGTAATAATGTtgactactatactatatattcaaaaattgatGAATACATTTTATTcatgtctatatatatacgATTGGCAGGTATAATGATCCAGCAACGCCCTAAACCGTTTGTTTGGTCTATACAAGGCTGAATGTAATTAGAAGGGAATTATGAGAAAATGAAATAGATCGTCtgttcctcttctccttccttctcatCTTGCGGATAGGGCAACTTCGTGTGGGGGGTGTTACAGCTTGCTGCCCTAATCAATAATCAATTCCTCGGACAGCTGACAAGAAAGAAAGCAATTGATGATGGCGTCTCTGGGGTCGCTGAAATCCTCCATCTTCGACAAAGAGGAGAAAAAGCAGTAAGCCTCCATTCCTtccattctttctttcttttttttcttttttttttttttccttttttcttttcctctccccGCAATCGTGCATAATTTGTTCGCGTGGTGGACGCAGGCAATACCAATCGCACGTCAGAGGGCTCAATGCTTACGACCGCCACAAGAAATTCATGAAGGATTACGGTTCTCTCTTCTCTGCTTTTGCTTTATTTGCTCTACTTATTTATCAGCATATTGTCCCGTTGCTTTTGCGTAGCATACATACAATCTTAGATGTTGAATTAAtgatagggtaaacttcaatttaccCTACCGCCGCACTCTCACTTTGCCACGGTGTGGCTTAAAAAGTTACACTTAACTATCCTGTGGTTAAGCGCGTTTTCACTTTGCGACCCCGTGGTTCAAAAAATTGCACTAAACTGTGCTGTGGTTTTGTTTGTGTTTCTACCCTCAAATAGGGTAACAAAGTGAGATATTGAAAAAACCAAGGACGGTACCTTGTTTAACGATAGATCTTTATAGTGAAACAagaataaaaccacagagtagtTAAGAATGACTTTTTGAATCGCAgggtggcaaagtgaaaatgcgCTAAACGACGGGGGGCAGATTGAAGTTTACCGTGAATAATGAAAAGTATTGTTGATTAGCGCATGTTGTAAGGCAGAATGAAAAGTTGGTCTAGATCCTTTAATTTACTACACACTGGACATTGAAACTTTGCCGCATAGGACGAAATGATGAATGGAAGGATTTTAGATTGGATACTTAGAAGTGATGTTTGTTTCATATGAATAAGTTCAAATGGGATGAGAGTAGTGATTTCGATGTTGAAGTTGCAATTGTGGCGTGCCTGATTGGTGagtaagagaagagaaatttctATGCAGTTTTGGTTGCATAGATGTGATTAAAgaaaaaagcagaaaaaagaAGATGCTATGTTTAGTCGGAGAAAGAAGGATGGATGTTTTACAACGGACAACTTGATTACAAGTTTGAACAGAATGAAATCTATTAGAAGATTAGAGTTACCATGAAAGGTTGGTGTTTAGCAGAAGATGAGGCGACAGAGAAGTTCAGCTTCTAATCTCTGAAGAAGATTTCTGTTAAGTTTGTTACGAAGAGTAAGGAATCAATAAGCTTATACTTTTAAGTTCTATTCCTTCTAAATCCATTTTTCATAATATTCTTATGTGGGATGCTAGAGGTCGCTTGCCTTGATAATGATGTTTGAGGATGCATTTCTCTAGACTGCTTTCCTGAATGACGGTTTTGCGAAGAAGCTGTTTTAGGCATTGGCTTGAGTGTTGTCTTTAAGTGTTCTTGCAGATATAGAACCGCCATTCGGGATGAGAGTCTTAGAGTTTGTTTTCTTCGAATATGCTTTCAGGTTCAGTGGTAATTTTGGGTACATTATTTATGTCCAACAAGGCTATATACagatattttgggaattaaTATTCGAATAAAGATAGTTTAGGAAATCAAATAACACAAGATCTAGCTCCCCAGTCCCCACGcagctactttttttttttttcctgattttgAACTAGATAGATTGTTTAACTCCACTTAAACCTTTAACGCGTAAAATTAAATAGCAGTCCAACTTGGGTTCAATTAACAAGATTGGCTTCCAACTTGGTATTGGCATCATAGAAATGGGTCAAGGTGAAGATTCAAAAACCAATATGAAGATTCAGAAGTAGTAAGAGCTGCATGTTATTTGGAAATGAAAACTAGGATGAGTGCTGACTAGCTGCTATATGGTAGTGCAAGCTGAGATGTCTTTCGGTTTTTTGCGTTATAAACAACGGGGTTATTGGTTAGAGAAGTGAGACAACAGTTTAGAATCCACATAAATACATGAACTTAAAGAAAACCGGAGTCGCAATGAATACTAAAGTACTTGGTACCAGTTTTTAAATGCATTAGCCTATTTGAGTATAATGTTTCTCATATACAGCTGAATTATCACTCTCATGGATAATTTTCATTATATACAACTTTTTGTAATTTTCATTCAGCATCTCGGTAACTGGTTTGttaaaaatcaatttaataGCAATTATGAATTGAACTTGTACTTCTCCAATCAGCATGTTTGACTTACACATCAATTTTCCCAACTTTCTGGTATAATCTTCATAATTGCCTACATAAGACTAGTTTTTCTTATGCACATTTCTATTCACAACCTTCACTCTAGTTGTTTTGCACACAGTGTTTAAAAAAGCCCAAGGCGCACCTAGGCGCAAAGGCCTGTtggagcctaggcgcaaggcgcaggCGCGCGCCCGAGAGAGGTCATGCGCACactttcataaaattttgaaataagtaaataatcaagtaaaatgctgttttttcaaatgttaaaatgctgttttattttcaagtaaaatgctgttttttttaaaaataaaacagaaaatttCTACTTCAAAAAAAAGCATAGAAAGCActgcttttaaaaaaaaaaaagaaatatacacAAAAAACTTAAAGAGAAACTAGAGAGAGGCCAAGGGAGAGACAAAAAACCTTGGAAGAAGAGGCGAGCGAGTTGAAGAAGCAAGGAGGAAGTGCCGGAAGCAAGGACAGCCGGAGAGGGAGTGCCGGGGAGGGAGAGATGGCCGAGCGGGTGAGCGGACAGGGAGAGGGGCAAGCGGACAGGGAGAGGGGAATTGAGAGATAATTGATGAttatttagggtttagtttagggtaTTGGGcttattttagatatttcaaccCGTTAGACCAATAAAATCTGGATCCAAATCCGTTACTATAAATATTGCCTAGGCGTGCCTTGAGGGTGCCTTGCGCCTAGTCCCAGGCGCGCGCCTAGGCTGCCTAGGCGCCCGCCTGAGTCATGGCGCTTGCCTAGAGCTGCTCTAGGTGCTGGCCTGTGCGCCTAGAGCCTAGGCGCCTAGGCGCTGCGCCTAGGCgccctttttgcttttttaaacAGTGTTTGCACAATAGCTACCTTTAGATTGTAACTCAAGGGAGTCCACTTCATGGATTTTTTGTTAGCTCGACTATCTGATGTTTGTTTCATTCTATTTTTACATGCTATATGGCCATGTTATGTGTCATATATTAGGAAAACTTGGGGTAATATTTGGAGAGAGAGGTGAAAAATGGACGCTCAGGAACCTTGCATATAATTAGTAATTTATTTGCTGTATCCTGGTGTCGTAAAGGAAATAGATGATGAACAGTCCCCTTTGCTATAGAAATAGATCGGGGGCTACAATCATCTGTACACTTGATCTTTATTTACTGGGcaaatgtatggatagtccctATCTTATACGAATACTGCAAATCTCATTGGTGCACTTTtcagttaaatatttaaacttcaTGCATTGAACGTTCATTTACGTTGCACTATAGCCCCCGACTGTCAAAAAGATCTAAGTTATCTTACAAAATGATCTTTTATCCCTTCTTCTATAAAATAACTcacttttttttactaattcaGGCGGGGTTTAATAAGCCTTTGACAGCAAAAAGTCAAAAGATGTGAGTTTTTCAGGGACAAGTTTTCAAGTGAAATGTATTAGGATAAAATCGCAATATTGGGATAGTACAAGGTTTGCACCAGAATACTCCTAAGAGTATCTGTACTCCACTGCTGTCAAATCctttttgatgatagaatatCCGAATTGATGGCTGGCACTGTTGAAGGCAATCTAGACGTCTGAACGTTCTAGGGACAATTGTGTTATTTTGCGAAATGCCCCTGTTTGTTCACATATGCCTGTTTGTTTATTTATGCAAGAATGTTCTTGCTGTGAGGTCTGCTACCTATATATGCCACCCTTATATACTCACAAATTCAATATACGGGTACATGCATTCTTATTTGTTATACAACAAGCACTAAACTGTGTATTTAACTTAATGCATCATTTGCTATGTATTTGATTAAACGATGGGGGTTACTGattaataaatatttgttttaaatttttaatatctatTCCATGGTGTTTATATCCCGTGCCTTTGCTGTTTTCCCATGTTTCTTGGCCGATCATTGTGAAATTGGACTATTCCTTTGAGGGTACAAATAGAAATTTGCACTCAGGTAGCAGTTCATGTGAAAGAAAATCTTGGttctttttgtaaattttaggaCAATGTTATCTGACCATTTTTGCCATCAATATTCTGATTGAAAGTATTGTTCTTGATACAAATTTACTAAGAGGATTTTCCTTGTTTTTGTACAACTAACTATGGATGTGAgaggaactttttatttttttatcttcatCGAGAAGATCTATTTGTTAGATATTgttagggtaaattgcactgctagtCCACAAACTTTGACCAAGTTTCACTTTTGTCCTCAAGCTTTTAAGTCCGATATTTGATACTCGCAACTCTTGGAAGTGTTTCATCTTAggccttttcccttttttctgcTAGAGGGAAAATGCTCGACTGCACCCTGTGCATCTTTACATTCATGCAACTTGAACCTATCGACCCTGGATCTTTCATCTCATATTTCGATCCTACCGCCCATTTTGTCGTAGTCTTTCTAGTGTTTAGAAGTTGGACTGTTGGATTAAAAGTATGAGATGGA
Protein-coding regions in this window:
- the LOC109718498 gene encoding dehydration-responsive element-binding protein 2E encodes the protein MLRKLSTGVVGALHRPWKKGPARGKGGPQNAACEYRGVRQRTWGKWVAEIREPRKRTRIWLGSFATAEEAALAYDEAARRLYGPDAFLNLPHLRAAHPADFAPRPAQRFRFFPNSRSCAALVPPCGLLNLNAQHNVNTIYQKLQELKNNPNSSPIHPPPPLPPPITAATAVTAATAAAAAATTTSLSASSNFTPPSNNDGDDAQIASGGEGERPQIDLREFLQQLGVIGAEGEERAGLSSGTAQPSGTAVESGGGSGGMDSEMALGGADVADEESGGFNWDALEEMRALEDLYHDHPAVLMREESGHEMLQVDDMHEELSLLPISIWDL